In Kordia antarctica, the following proteins share a genomic window:
- the amaB gene encoding L-piperidine-6-carboxylate dehydrogenase, which yields MGAVTTDFGIKEALATLGLKDINEGTSTGSNNFSNGEIIESYSPVDGKLIGKVKSTTKEDYEKVMTTATAAFQTWRTMPAPLRGEIVRQFGDKLREKKEALGKLVSYEMGKSYQEGLGEVQEMIDICDFAVGLSRQLHGLTMHSERPGHRMYEQYHPLGVVGIISAFNFPVAVWAWNTALAWICGDVCVWKPSEKTPMCGVACQNIAAEVFAANDLPEGICCLINGDYKVGELMSKDTRIPLVSATGSTRMGKIVAKEVAGRLGKTLLELGGNNAIIVTPDADIKMTVIGAVFGAVGTAGQRCTSTRRLIIHDSIYDKVKDAIVKAYGQLRIGNPLDENNHVGPVIDKDAVKGYQAALTKVVEEGGKIIVEGGVLSGEGYESGCYVKPAIAEAKNSFKIVQHETFAPVLYLLKYSGDVTNALDAQNGVAQGLSSAIMTNNLREAEHFLSVQGSDCGIANVNIGTSGAEIGGAFGGEKDTGGGRESGSDAWKVYMRRQTNTINYTTELPLAQGIKFDL from the coding sequence ATGGGAGCAGTTACTACTGATTTTGGAATCAAAGAAGCGTTAGCAACACTAGGCTTAAAAGATATAAACGAAGGAACATCAACAGGTTCAAATAACTTCTCTAATGGAGAAATCATTGAATCTTATTCTCCAGTAGATGGAAAATTGATTGGAAAAGTAAAATCTACTACAAAAGAAGATTACGAAAAAGTAATGACAACTGCAACGGCAGCTTTTCAAACTTGGAGAACAATGCCAGCGCCATTACGCGGTGAAATTGTGCGTCAGTTCGGAGATAAATTAAGAGAGAAAAAAGAAGCTTTGGGAAAATTGGTTTCTTATGAAATGGGGAAATCATACCAAGAAGGTTTAGGTGAAGTACAAGAAATGATTGACATCTGTGATTTCGCAGTTGGATTGTCGCGTCAGCTTCACGGACTTACCATGCATTCGGAACGTCCAGGACACAGAATGTACGAACAATACCATCCATTAGGAGTTGTCGGAATTATTTCGGCATTCAACTTTCCAGTTGCCGTTTGGGCTTGGAATACAGCATTGGCTTGGATTTGTGGTGATGTTTGTGTGTGGAAACCATCTGAAAAGACACCAATGTGTGGCGTAGCTTGTCAAAATATAGCAGCAGAAGTTTTTGCAGCAAACGATTTACCAGAAGGAATTTGTTGTTTAATAAATGGAGATTATAAAGTAGGAGAGTTGATGTCTAAAGACACTCGTATTCCGTTAGTATCTGCAACAGGATCAACGCGAATGGGTAAAATTGTAGCGAAAGAAGTTGCAGGACGTTTAGGAAAGACTTTACTTGAATTAGGTGGAAACAACGCAATTATTGTGACGCCAGATGCAGATATAAAAATGACCGTTATCGGAGCTGTTTTTGGAGCTGTTGGAACGGCTGGACAACGTTGTACATCAACACGTAGATTAATTATTCATGATTCTATTTACGATAAAGTAAAAGATGCAATCGTGAAAGCTTACGGACAATTACGTATTGGAAATCCATTAGATGAAAACAATCATGTTGGACCAGTTATTGACAAAGATGCTGTAAAAGGTTATCAAGCTGCGTTAACGAAAGTTGTTGAAGAAGGTGGAAAAATTATTGTTGAAGGTGGCGTTTTATCCGGCGAAGGTTACGAAAGTGGCTGTTATGTAAAACCTGCAATTGCAGAAGCAAAAAATTCATTCAAAATTGTTCAACACGAAACATTTGCTCCAGTTTTATATTTATTAAAATATTCTGGTGATGTAACAAATGCTTTAGACGCTCAAAACGGAGTTGCACAAGGTTTATCGTCTGCAATTATGACAAACAACTTACGTGAAGCAGAACATTTCTTGTCTGTACAAGGTTCTGACTGTGGAATTGCCAATGTAAATATTGGAACTTCTGGAGCGGAAATTGGTGGAGCTTTCGGTGGAGAAAAAGATACAGGTGGCGGACGCGAGTCTGGATCTGATGCTTGGAAAGTATACATGCGTAGACAAACAAATACAATCAATTATACTACTGAATTGCCATTAGCGCAAGGAATTAAGTTTGATTTGTAA
- a CDS encoding acyl-ACP desaturase yields the protein MSIKNIRLEVMQTIEKEIDGYMDKYLIPPEKIWQPTDFLPNSQKDTFFDEVHQIREESKELGYDFWVVLVGDTITEEALPTYESWLMDVEGINQHGKGVNNGWAKWIRNWTAEENRHGDVLSKYLYLSGRVNMREIEITTQHMISDGFDIGTANDPYRNFIYTSFQELATNVSHKRVGQLAKKKGNVLLGKMCNIIAGDEMRHHLAYREFVKTILNYDPSEMMLAFEDMMRKKIVMPALFLRESGTVIGSAFENFSNAAQRLGVYTTHDYIDILRKLNAYWEIDKLTGLTASAEKARDYVMRLPDRMARIADRVTIPEDITRFKWVEANGML from the coding sequence ATGTCTATAAAAAATATACGTTTAGAAGTTATGCAAACCATCGAAAAAGAAATTGATGGTTACATGGATAAGTATCTAATTCCACCTGAAAAAATATGGCAACCGACGGATTTTTTACCTAATTCTCAAAAAGATACTTTTTTTGATGAAGTGCATCAAATACGAGAAGAATCTAAAGAATTAGGATATGACTTTTGGGTTGTATTAGTTGGTGATACGATTACGGAAGAAGCTTTGCCAACGTATGAATCGTGGTTAATGGATGTTGAAGGAATAAATCAGCATGGAAAAGGCGTAAACAATGGTTGGGCAAAATGGATTCGTAATTGGACAGCAGAAGAAAATCGTCATGGAGATGTGTTGAGTAAATATTTATATTTATCTGGCCGTGTAAATATGCGTGAAATAGAAATTACAACGCAACATATGATTAGCGATGGATTTGATATTGGAACCGCAAATGATCCGTACCGTAATTTTATATATACAAGTTTTCAAGAGTTAGCAACTAATGTTTCTCACAAACGTGTTGGACAACTCGCAAAGAAAAAAGGAAATGTCTTGCTTGGAAAGATGTGTAATATTATTGCTGGTGACGAAATGAGACACCATTTGGCATATAGAGAGTTTGTAAAAACGATCTTAAATTATGATCCAAGTGAAATGATGTTGGCGTTTGAAGATATGATGCGTAAAAAGATTGTAATGCCAGCGCTGTTTCTCAGAGAATCTGGAACAGTAATCGGTAGTGCGTTTGAAAACTTTTCAAATGCAGCACAACGTTTAGGCGTATACACAACACATGATTATATTGATATCCTAAGAAAGTTGAATGCATATTGGGAAATTGATAAGTTAACTGGATTGACCGCTTCCGCAGAAAAAGCTCGTGATTACGTAATGAGATTACCAGATCGTATGGCGCGTATTGCAGATCGTGTTACGATTCCTGAAGATATTACACGATTCAAATGGGTTGAAGCGAATGGAATGCTTTGA
- a CDS encoding class I lanthipeptide: protein MKKKKLSKKLDLRKKEISSLSSIHGGIVPVRVAINPKSNDARCFSRIDTCLCMTVGACASVEAACPV from the coding sequence ATGAAAAAAAAGAAACTTAGTAAAAAGCTAGATTTAAGGAAGAAAGAAATTTCAAGCCTTTCAAGTATACATGGAGGTATTGTTCCAGTAAGAGTTGCAATAAATCCTAAATCAAATGACGCTAGATGTTTTAGTAGAATAGATACTTGCTTGTGCATGACTGTAGGTGCATGTGCTTCTGTTGAAGCTGCTTGTCCTGTTTAA
- a CDS encoding metallophosphoesterase family protein, whose translation MRTLTIGDIHGGFKALIQVLKRANVTPNDTLIFMGDYVDGWSESAELVEFLIDLNTKQKCVFIRGNHDVWCHEWLLDSHVNDIWYAHGGKETLESYERISYDKQQHLEFYENLENYYIDDQNRLFIHAGFTSMHGVTKEFYPKNFYFDRTLIESAILAEQIGIEKLIGTKYAPKRLNHYKEIYVGHTPTINYDCDVPMKATNLWDVDTGAAFTGKLSIMDIDTKEFWQSDPLPTLYPTEKGRNK comes from the coding sequence ATGAGAACACTTACCATTGGAGATATTCATGGAGGATTTAAAGCCTTAATACAAGTGCTAAAACGCGCCAATGTAACTCCAAATGACACCTTAATTTTTATGGGCGATTATGTTGATGGTTGGAGCGAATCTGCTGAATTAGTCGAATTTTTAATTGATTTAAACACAAAGCAAAAATGTGTTTTCATTCGTGGAAATCATGATGTTTGGTGTCATGAATGGTTATTAGACAGTCATGTAAACGATATTTGGTACGCGCATGGCGGAAAAGAAACGTTGGAAAGTTATGAGCGTATTTCTTATGATAAACAACAACATTTAGAATTCTATGAAAATCTAGAAAATTATTATATTGACGATCAAAATAGATTGTTTATTCATGCAGGATTTACTTCTATGCATGGCGTAACGAAAGAGTTTTATCCGAAGAATTTTTATTTTGATAGAACACTGATTGAATCTGCAATATTAGCCGAACAAATAGGTATTGAAAAATTAATCGGCACCAAATACGCGCCAAAACGATTGAACCATTACAAAGAAATTTATGTTGGACATACGCCTACTATCAATTATGATTGTGATGTACCGATGAAAGCAACTAATTTATGGGATGTAGATACTGGCGCGGCATTTACAGGAAAACTCTCCATCATGGATATTGATACGAAAGAGTTTTGGCAAAGTGATCCGCTTCCAACATTATATCCAACTGAAAAAGGTCGTAATAAATGA
- a CDS encoding 3-hydroxyanthranilate 3,4-dioxygenase yields the protein MAIQKPFNLNQWIEENRDLLKPPVANKNLYKDAGDYIVMIVGGPNARKDYHFNETEELFFQLEGNIEVHIQEDGEKKTMKLGPGDMYLHPACVPHSPVRFENSIGLVVERKRKGTDLMDGLQWYCDNCNHQLHEVKFPLIDVEKDFLGHFKDFYASKELRTCDNCGTVMPVDKRFTADED from the coding sequence ATGGCAATACAAAAACCGTTTAATCTCAATCAATGGATTGAAGAAAATAGAGACTTATTAAAACCACCAGTAGCAAATAAAAACTTGTATAAAGACGCAGGCGATTATATTGTAATGATTGTTGGCGGACCAAACGCACGAAAGGATTATCACTTTAATGAAACCGAAGAATTATTTTTTCAATTAGAAGGAAATATTGAAGTTCATATTCAAGAAGATGGCGAAAAGAAAACCATGAAGTTAGGACCAGGCGATATGTATTTGCATCCTGCTTGTGTGCCACATTCGCCAGTTCGTTTTGAAAATTCTATCGGATTGGTTGTTGAGCGCAAACGAAAAGGAACCGATTTAATGGACGGTTTGCAATGGTATTGTGACAATTGTAATCATCAATTGCATGAAGTAAAGTTTCCATTGATTGATGTTGAAAAAGATTTTTTAGGACATTTTAAAGATTTTTATGCTTCTAAAGAACTTCGAACCTGTGACAATTGCGGAACCGTAATGCCAGTTGACAAACGATTTACCGCAGATGAAGATTAA